Genomic segment of Planctomycetia bacterium:
GTTCAAGAGCCCAAGCCAGTCGTGAAATAACTGCGTCGGGTCGTTCTGAGTCGAACCGGAATTAAAGACCTCCATTGCGTTCGCAGGTAACTTCCAACCGGCGACGTCTTCACCCGCGACCGAGATGTGTCGCTCGGGACCGAACGGCCGGAAACCGTTGTGGATGTCGCGGGCATGGTTGAGGATCACCAATCCTTTCGGACCGGCTTTCTTGATTGCGGCGCCGATTTCGGCCCAAGTCTTTCCCTCGTGATCGATCGGCGGAGCGTCGAGCTTAAGGTCGAGCACGTTGAAGTGTCCGACCTTCGTCGTCACTTCATTGCCGATCACGACTCCCGTCTCCTGATCATTCGTGTTCAGTTTCGCGATCGTCGGCGTATAGTCGATCGTCTTGTTGTGATCGGTCGCATAAGCCAGGAGCAAACCTTCGCCGGCAAGAGTGACGATCCGCTCTTCGATCGTGCAATCGCCGTGACCTGAGTGGGTGAGCGTGTGAACATGTGTGTCCACGGAGCACTCGGGAAACGGTTCGACCTCGTGATCGAGCGTCAAGCGATGCTTCGCGACGTCGCCAGGCTTGAGCTCAAGCCGCGTTTCGACGACCGAATACTCCGAGCCTCGGCTCGCATAAAGGATGTAGGTTCCCGCAGGAACGGTAAACTGGGCCCGACCGTCGAGCGTGTAAATTACGCCCGGGCGGATCGCCAGGCGCGGCTTCGGCTCAACGCCCACGGTCATCAACGAGCCTCGTTCGTCGACGAGCGTTAATCGGCATGGTACCGGCACGGGACCTCTGCCCGACTTCGTGGCATCGCGCACTTCAACTTCCACCGTCGCTTCGCCCAGCATCTCCGCTTTAGTTCGTGTGTCGAGTTGCAGTTCGCCGATCATGACGTCGTCGGCCGCTTTGTCTTTCGTGGCGATGCGGAGTTCGTGTTTGCCGGGCGAGAATTTGTCGGGCGAGACCGGCCAGAAGGTAGTTGCGTCTTGGTCTCCTTGCGGGAGGCGGATGAGTTCCCGGCCGTCGAGGTAGATGATCCAGTCGCGGCGCAGATCGCGATGGCGCAGCACGAGCGTTTGCGGGCGGAACTCGTTCGCCACTTCGAACGGCAATCGTAGCTCGGTCGCTTCCGCGCGCTCGGGAAACTCCGACCACTCGCGCGGCTCGGCGTTGCGCAAGTGCCGCAGCTTCGGCTCTAGCAC
This window contains:
- a CDS encoding CehA/McbA family metallohydrolase, which codes for MLRLLRIVVSVASLAAVTVEQARGAEQVLEPKLRHLRNAEPREWSEFPERAEATELRLPFEVANEFRPQTLVLRHRDLRRDWIIYLDGRELIRLPQGDQDATTFWPVSPDKFSPGKHELRIATKDKAADDVMIGELQLDTRTKAEMLGEATVEVEVRDATKSGRGPVPVPCRLTLVDERGSLMTVGVEPKPRLAIRPGVIYTLDGRAQFTVPAGTYILYASRGSEYSVVETRLELKPGDVAKHRLTLDHEVEPFPECSVDTHVHTLTHSGHGDCTIEERIVTLAGEGLLLAYATDHNKTIDYTPTIAKLNTNDQETGVVIGNEVTTKVGHFNVLDLKLDAPPIDHEGKTWAEIGAAIKKAGPKGLVILNHARDIHNGFRPFGPERHISVAGEDVAGWKLPANAMEVFNSGSTQNDPTQLFHDWLGLLNRGLNISPIGSSDSHDVSRYIVGQGRTYFTFDTGLTDGRSRLARPVAASLGLLCRISNDEGRFDPQSPFVPHATEYVIDVSVNGPSWIRADEVRLYVNGRETTENPIEDHRSSHGPLRYNLKWKLTNIKHDIHVVALAKGPGVDKPYWPIAKPYQPTSPDWKSYVIGCSGAIKIDGDGDGKYSSPFDYAKQLVAEVGTDDAKLVARLAEFDEAVAVQTTSVLRAAGPERWEAFLAAVTKEGAPQVKSGARKYVAGWRSTLTRGDEKK